A genomic window from Lotus japonicus ecotype B-129 chromosome 1, LjGifu_v1.2 includes:
- the LOC130728578 gene encoding membrane-anchored ubiquitin-fold protein 2-like, with protein sequence MAGTEEQFEIKFRLTDGSDIGPKSFAAATSIATLKESILAQWPKDKENGPRTVKDMKLISAGKILDNNRTVGECQSPLCDAPDTVTTMHVVVQPPTTEKEKKAASETKQNKCLCVIL encoded by the exons ATGGCTGGGACTGAAGAGCAGTTTGAGATCAAGTTTAGGTTGACGGATGGTTCTGATATTGGCCCCAAAAGTTTTGCTGCAGCTACGAGTATTGCAACTTTAAAAGAAAGTATTCTTGCTCAGTGGCCGAAAG ataAGGAGAATGGCCCAAGGACAGTAAAGGATATGAAGTTAATAAGTGCAGGAAAGATTTTGGATAACAACAGAACAGTTGGGGAATGCCAGAGCCCATTGTGTGATGCTCCTGATACTGTTACTACAATGCATGTGGTTGTGCAACCACCTACTACAGAGAAAG AGAAGAAAGCTGCAAGCGAAACAAAGCAGAACAAATGTCTGTGTGTTATTTTATAG
- the LOC130728579 gene encoding probable galacturonosyltransferase 14, which produces MQLHFSPSMRSITISSSNNNGFIDLMKIKVAARHISYRTLFHTILILAFLLPFVFILTALVTLEGVNNCSSFDCLGRRLGPKFLRRVDDSGRLVRDFYEILNEVKTEEIPADQKLPDSFDQLVSDMKNNQYDAKTFAFMLRGMMEKFEREIRESKFAELMNKHFAASSIPKGIHCLSLRLTDEYSSNAQARKQLPPPELLPLLSDNSNHHFILSTDNILAASVVVTSTVQSSLKPEKIVFHVITDKKTYPGMHSWFALNPVSPAVVEIKGIHQFDWLTRENVPVLEAVENQNGIRDYYHGNHVLGANLSDTTPRKFASKLQARSPKYISLLNHLRIYIPELFPNLDKVVFLDDDVVIQRDLSPLWEIDLEGKVNGAVETCKGEDEWVMSKRFRNYFNFSHPLVAEHLDPEECAWAYGMNIFDLSAWRRTNIRETYHSWLKENLKSNLTMWKLGTLPPALIAFKGHVHPIDPSWHMLGLGYQNNTNIERVKKAAVIHYNGQSKPWLQIGFEHLRPFWSKYVNYSNDFVRNCHILEP; this is translated from the exons ATGCAGCTTCACTTCTCTCCTAGCATGAGAAGCATCACGATATCGAGCAGCAACAACAATGGGTTCATTGACTTGATGAAGATCAAGGTCGCAGCTCGCCACATTTCCTATCGAACCCTCTTCCACACTATCCTCATCCTCGCTTTTTTGTTGCCTTTTGTATTCATTCTCACTGCTCTTGTTACCCTTGAAGGTGTCAACAACTGCTCCTCATTCG ATTGTTTAGGCAGGCGGTTGGGACCAAAGTTTCTTCGTAGGGTTGACGATTCGGgg AGACTGGTTAGAGATTTTTATGAGATCCTTAATGAAGTAAAGACTGAGGAAATTCCAGCTGATCAAAAGCTGCCAGATTCCTTTGATCAACTGGTTTCTGATATGAAGAACAATCAATATGATGCGAAAACTTTTGCGTTCATGTTAAGGGGAATG ATGGAGAAATTTGAGAGAGAAATCAGAGAGTCTAAATTTGCAGAGCTGATGAATAAACACTTTGCAGCAAGTTCTATCCCTAAAGGGATTCATTGTCTGTCTTTGCGTTTGACTGATGAGTATTCATCAAATGCCCAGGCACGCAAACAATTGCCTCCTCCAGAGTTACTTCCTTTACTGTCTGACAACTCTAACCACCATTTTATTCTGTCAACTGATAACATATTGGCTGCTTCAGTGGTTGTTACTTCTACTGTCCAGTCATCTTTGAAACCTGAGAAGATAGTCTTCCATGTGATCACCGATAAAAAAACTTATCCGGGTATGCACTCATGGTTTGCGCTAAATCCTGTCTCCCCTGCTGTAGTTGAAATCAAAGGCATTCACCAGTTTGACTGGTTGACTAGAGAGAATGTTCCAGTACTTGAAGCTGTAGAAAATCAAAACGGGATCAGGGACTACTATCACGGGAATCATGTTTTAGGAGCCAATCTCAGTGATACCACTCCACGTAAATTTGCATCTAAGTTGCAGGCTAGAAGTCCAAAGTACATATCTTTACTCAACCATCTCCGCATATATATACCAGAG CTTTTCCCCAATCTTGACAAGGTGGTCTTTCTAGATGATGATGTGGTGATTCAGCGTGATTTGTCTCCTCTTTGGGAAATTGATCTGGAAGGAAAAGTAAATGGAGCTGTGGAAACTTGCAAAGGTGAAGATGAGTGGGTGATGTCGAAGCGATTTAGGAACTACTTCAATTTTTCCCACCCCCTCGTTGCAGAGCATTTGGACCCTGAAGAGTGTGCATGGGCTTATGGAATGAATATATTTGATCTTAGTGCATGGAGAAGGACTAATATAAGAGAGACATATCATTCCTGGCTGAAAGAG AATCTGAAGTCAAATCTGACAATGTGGAAGCTAGGAACCCTACCTCCTGCATTGATTGCATTCAAAGGCCATGTTCACCCAATTGATCCCTCTTGGCACATGCTTGGCTTGGGTTATCAGAACAATACCAATATTGAGAGAGTGAAAAAGGCTGCTGTTATTCACTACAATGGCCAGTCAAAACCCTGGTTGCAAATTGGCTTTGAACATCTTAGGCCATTTTGGTCCAAGTATGTCAACTATTCAAATGATTTTGTTAGGAACTGTCACATCCTGGAACCATAG
- the LOC130728580 gene encoding BAG family molecular chaperone regulator 8, chloroplastic, which produces MASHHHHHHPPYPHHHQPSPPPPPSHCCCNPSYSNCCTTTPPPHHPSPPPPPHDHLVQAIASLLLSQPHLIPTQLHPKPHTRDNLDLNTHHLKHQHQTHSTISSLLDRIESLESSLNLHTHQSLRHAAARVIQTHFRSFLVRRSRTLSYLKHLASIKSSFNALKSSFSSKPHFDFSALSFKAMNLLLELDSIQDCDPMILDGKRSISRDLVQFLDSIEEVAMKKHLHCVKAVKNPRYGRKVQKPKNVGDEEKRKLLQNLRGRVERISKLCNNPSANGEDLEPDEGIYDHEDEDEDGVTNVLMSRRSEVSANKNGGFVQRQGVVQPRVKKSVRFAENGNTYEVYNSSTCEPDLNGDVTCSEGSSSGDDQVEVLENVSCAVEDVLDSSQGAENDDSVGSPHSSDDGEKLSRKGLRNGGRIIVKEQVQGHQEQLLFSAPLPLKMENRTDSKKSKGVKILT; this is translated from the exons ATGGcctctcaccaccaccaccaccacccccccTACCCCCATCACCACcaaccttctcctcctcctcctcctagccACTGCTGCTGCAACCCTTCTTACAGCAACTGCTGCACCACCACCCCACCACCTCACCACCCTtctccgccgccaccaccacacgACCACCTCGTACAAGCCATTGCCTCACTCCTCCTCTCCCAACCACACCTCATTCCCACTCAACTCCACCCCAAACCTCACACACGCGACAACCTCGATCTCAACACCCATCACCTTAAACACCAACACCAAACCCATTCCACCATCTCCTCCCTCCTCGACCGCATCGAATCCCTCGAATCCTCCCTCAACCTCCACACCCACCAATCTCTCCGCCACGCCGCCGCGCGCGTGATCCAAACCCATTTTCGCTCCTTCCTCGTTCGCAGATCAAGAACCCTCAGCTACCTCAAACACCTCGCTTCCATCAAATCCTCATTCAACGCTCTCAAATCCTCGTTTTCCAGCAAACCCCACTTCGATTTCTCAGCTCTCTCCTTCAAAGCTATGAACTTGCTCCTCGAACTCGATTCTATTCAG GATTGTGATCCAATGATCTTAGATGGGAAAAGGTCGATTAGCAGAGATCTGGTTCAGTTTTTGGACTCCATTGAAGAGGTTGCTATGAAAAAGCATCTTCATTGTGTCAAAGCAGTAAAGAATCCAAGGTATGGTCGGAAAGTTCAGAAACCTAAAAATGTAGGGGATGAAGAAAAGAGGAAGTTGTTGCAGAACTTGAGGGGCAGGGTTGAGAGGATTAGCAAATTGTGTAATAACCCTTCTGCAAATGGTGAAGATTTAGAGCCTGATGAGGGCATTTATGAtcatgaggatgaggatgaggatggaGTAACtaatgttttgatgagtagGAGGAGTGAGGTGTCCGCGAACAAAAATGGGGGTTTTGTTCAAAGGCAAGGAGTTGTTCAGCCTAGAGTGAAGAAAAGTGTGAGATTTGCAGAGAATGGGAATACTTATGAGGTTTATAACAGCAGCACTTGTGAACCGGATCTGAATGGGGATGTGACGTGCTCAGAGGGAAGTTCATCGGGTGATGATCAAGTAGAGGTTTTGGAGAATGTGAGTTGCGCAGTTGAAGATGTTTTGGATTCTTCTCAGGGTGCCGAAAATGATGATAGTGTAGGATCACCACATAGCAGTGATGATGGTGAAAAGCTCTCAAGAAAGGGTCTCAGAAATGGTGGCAGAATTATAGTGAAAGAGCAGGTTCAAGGGCACCAGGAGCAGCTTTTGTTCTCTGCTCCATTGCCACTTAAGATGGAAAACAGGACTGATTCCAAGAAGAGTAAAGGTGTGAAAATTTTGACGTGA
- the LOC130728581 gene encoding uncharacterized protein LOC130728581, with protein MATHNHHPSPPPPQQPPSLDHLAQTISTLLHRVEALESSLNLHTHQPLRHAAARVIQTRFRSLLVRRSRTLSHLTSSNSLKPSSSSHPHFDFSAPSLKLGLNPPGGDSDAPFNLNAHPSTCGTGISILSNGSEQLAIVNPCSTSLTEWKKDEIKIGLSPPGVDSDAPLNSNTEPATTCGTGITIPSSNGSEQLAIANTTTQPHGNGECKKDEIEIVQSAYNCEVCKIDCRTKQNLDQHKLGKKHKKNLEKLTQDHPSGSSNPAIELEKLTQVHPSGSSSPAIGPQQEQNDEGKSIGGHKKKRKNETPEDLERKKKKLIECGTVADAVRTCDICNVVCNNESVYKYHLAGKKHVAMVKKASDLGQGNGS; from the exons ATGGCTactcacaaccaccacccttctccaccaccaccacaacaaccGCCATCACTCGACCACCTCGCACAAACCATCTCCACCCTCCTCCACCGCGTCGAAGCCCTCGAATCCTCCCTCAACCTCCACACACACCAACCTCTCCGCCACGCCGCCGCACGCGTGATCCAAACCCGCTTTCGCTCCCTCCTCGTTCGCAGATCAAGAACCCTCAGCCATCTCACTTCCTCAAATTCTCTCAAACCCTCTTCTTCCAGCCACCCCCACTTCGATTTCTCAGCTCCCTCCCTCAAACTTGGGCTCAACCCTCCTGGTGGTGATTCCGATGCCCCATTTAACCTTAACGCACACCCTTCTACTTGTGGAACT GGCATCTCTATACTATCAAATGGCTCAGAACAATTGGCCATTGTAAATCCTTGCTCCACATCCTTGACAGAATGGAAGAAAGATGAAATTAAGATTGGGCTCAGCCCTCCTGGTGTTGATTCTGATGCCCCATTGAACTCTAACACAGAACCTGCTACTACTTGTGGAACT GGCATCACTATACCATCATCAAATGGCTCAGAACAATTGGCTATTGCAAATACCACGACTCAACCTCATGGCAATGGAGAATGTAAGAAAGATGAAATTGAGATTGTGCAATCTGCATATAATTGTGAAGTTTGCAAGATAGATTGCCGCACAAAGCAAAACCTGGACCAGCATAAATTAGGAAAGAAGCACAAAAAGAACTTGGAGAAACTAACCCAAGATCATCCCTCTGGGTCGTCTAATCCTGCTATCGAGTTGGAGAAACTAACCCAAGTTCATCCCTCTGGGTCATCTAGTCCTGCTATAGGACCACAACAAGAACAGAACGACGAGGGCAAATCTATCGGTGGGCAtaagaaaaagaggaaaaatgAAACTCCAGAGGATttggagaggaagaaaaagaagcttaTTGAATGCGGGACAGTAGCTGATGCAGTTAGAACATGTGATATATGTAATGTGGTGTGTAATAATGAGTCAGTTTATAAATATCATCTTGCAGGAAAAAAGCATGTGGCTATGGTGAAGAAAGCTTCAGACCTTGGACAAGGCAATGGCAGttaa